AATGTTAATGTATAATCAAAAAGGCAAACCAACTTGCTCAATTAATTATGAGAGGGATATGGAAGGAGTATCATAGACATGCAACTACACAAAGGCATGCATTGAGCCATATGCTCTTCTCAATTTGAGTCCTCAGCTCTTGGTTCTATTTCTTTGGCAATTTCTCCTTGCGTTGATGGTATATCACACACTGGCAAAATCGCCAACTCTAAAGACTAGATGCTGTAATTTAGTAGTCTTTGAGAAGTTGTTGAAATGGCCATGTAAATGTGACACATGTCCTAAACCCAACAgctgttgcaatattcattagaaaaagagaaatttttttatGGCACAACATAAGAGGGGACATGTAATTGTTATGTCTTACCTCGACAATTGCTGGTTTGAATTTTATGGCATACTTTTGAGAATTTTTTGCATCTTAACTATGTGTAGGTGTGGATTTTAAGATCAAACTGCTCACAGTTGGTGGAAAGAAATTGAAGCTTACAATTTGGGACACTGGTGAGGGGTTTCAGTattcattctttttatttttatctttccaTTTGGACTCCATTTCACCATCTGaaatttccagtatttctcatttttataatatttgattattaCGTCACGTGAGGGTTGCTTAATTACTTACTTTTCATTGAACCTGCCTTTTTGATTACTATAGAGAAATGGTGCTTCCAAGATCTCCTTTGTAGATCATTTTTAAAAGTAAGCactcattttttttcttcattattcTCATTTTCTAATTGAAGGAGAAAAATCAAATATAGAGATACAAAAGAATGTAATCCAGCAACCACTAATGTCACACTTTGTTAGACATTTAATTTAATGAAAACCTAGAAATGGTACAACTAGTTGTCTTTGAACTTTCTataatatctttatttttttttcgcCTACTTGATCATATTTGAAAACTTCTCTTAATAATTATTGTGGTTGTGCCAATACTCTTAGTCCATCTGAGGTTGCTAGGAGGTGCTAAAATTTCTACCTTGTTATAGCTCACCACCATTGAAGTCTCAAGAGAATAACTACTAGTGAGCAGAATAGGAGCAGGTCATTCCCACCAGACCTGCTATGCCAACAAAACTATTACGAGTTAAAATGTGTTGAAGAGGCAGCATACTCAGAGCTTTTTGTGTTGAAGTAGGAATATCAATAAACAATTTCtctaaaaaatgaagaaattgcTGGTTAGCCCTCCAAAATCACTATTTTAGGTTGTTCATTTCTTCAATGAGGCCAAAAGTGTATttagaagaagagagagagagagagagagagagagagttcgggGTGTGGATGAGGTAAGAATCCTTCATTTGCTCTGTAAGTGTATCTAGTTCATATTAGGTTTGGGTTGGAAGAGAATATTCTACCATGGGAGAATTGACTCTTAGCTCAGCACTGGAGGTGATTCTAGCTTGCAAAAGGCTAACGGCTGTAGAGGAGCACTATTTTTAATAAGTATTGCTAGATTATTTTTGTAACTTGACGCAGTTTGTATCAAAtgtgaaaacatttttcatgaattgattactttATGGTAATAATTGGTGATGATAAAATGAAGCCTGTGCGCTATTATAATGTTTTGGGCCTTGATGCTTAACATAGATTACTAGAATAAGGTTGCCCTTTGAAgttttttcttctttaactttTCAAAGTGTGGAAATGAGTTTGGGGCTTCTTTAAAACTTTCAAGGCAAGGAAGGTTTCTTACAATTAGTTTTTCTGATTGAAAGTTAATTCCACCCCTACCCTCATCCACCCCCACCTTTAAAAAAAGTGATAGgggaagaggaaaaagaaatttgCGTGTTGGTACACTTATGCCAACTTATCTtttactacctattctataagcCATCATATATTCTTGTTTCCTCTTATAATATCAATATTTGATTCAATTGCTATTTGCTACCCTGCATACatgtttaaaaaataatgtgaTAAATTGTAACTTGTTTTTGAACATTCTGTGTCTCTTGCAGCTGGACAAGAAAGGTTCAGAACATTAACAAGCTCTTACTATAGAGGTGCCCAAGGGATTTTTCTTGGTATGCCATTGACAAGATAAAAGTATTTCGTTCTTCAAAAGTTTGCtgtgaaaaatcaattttttgactttgtttgttTAGAATGTGGCTTTGTAAATAATCAGGGATTTTTTACTGCTACCTTTTTTAAACTTACTGAACACTTGCTGTGCTAGAAATTGTCTTTCAGCTCACCGTAGCCAATGAAAATGCAGTTTTTTACTAATGTTGattcaaattatatatttttctgaTATTTGGAATCCATTTGTTAAATTATATACGACCACAAATGAATTTTATGTCATTGTTGTTTTATTCATACTGAGTGTTGATGTATTGATGCAGTATACATATCTCTATGACAAGCATACTCTCtgatctttattttcttttatctGTCATGATAGAAGTAAACTCTCTGTATTCTCTGAGTCCTTCGATTTCCATGGATATTTCTTAAACACCCCTTTCAATTTTGATATGATCCTATACATCTGTATGTCTGTCTCATTGGAAATAAAATTCTGGGAATGATAAAAAACAAATAAGCAAAAGTTGAAACAGGATATAGATGGAAAAAACGTTATGCGATTTTGAGTAATAAAGGTGAAGTGGGATATGGATAGGTCCACAACTAGAAATTCAAGTTATTTCCTTTTATGAGATGATGCCTTGGGGCAGGGTTTGTACACTTGGGAATTGGATTACTATTGTTTGATAGATACTGATGTAATAAATATACGAAAAGGAAATTATTATGCTGCCTAGAGCTAGGTTCATTACTTTATTGTGCTACAGGTCTGCAATGGCAAGTCAAAGGTGAAACAGGATGTGCATAAGTCTGTGATGAGATATTCAAATTTCACACCGCAAAGGAAAGTAAGACATGCAGAGTAGGGTTTGTGTACTTGAGAATTGGATTGATGTTGCTGGATAGATGTGGATGTAATAAATATATGAAAAGGCAGAAAACAATATTATCAACTCAGTATACAGAGACTTTGATTCTTTACTACCTGGTACCAGGTACACAACCTTACTTGGGATAAGCAACATGACAGACACTAATTGACTAACAATTAGTTGCCTGTGAATTGCATCCTAGCTTTCCTCTTCCAagaataaaataagaatgattcaATGCATTATATTGGCTTGTTTTCTTTTTAATAAGATGGATAGCCTTTAATTGTATTGAATGGAGAAAAAATCTGTGTAGCTGACTGAACAGAAAATGTTGGGCACTATTGCCAGTCATATTCATATCTTATGTTAAGATTTAATGCCTATTTTAGCTCTTGCTGTGTCATGCATGGTTTTAAGGAATATGAAGCCTTCTCTACACGAGTTATTTTGACTTCTGTCATTGCACACAGTATGGCTCAAGGTGTTTTGTTGCAAAGATAATTAACCTGAAACCTGTATTTTGGTTGTCGCACCTATGCACTTATGCAtgatttatttcatatttttgaTGACCTTTTTTGATGTTGATAGACTGAATTCTAATTGATTTTCTTTGCTTTTGTTCAGTGTATGATGTGACTCGAAGAGAAACCTATACAAACCTTTCGGATGTATGGGCTAAAGAAGTAGACCTTTACTCCACAAATCAGAACTGTGTCAAGATGCTTGTTGGAAATAAAGTTGATAGAGTAAGATTTATATTCCCTGTTTACTGCAGTTGAATATTCAAATAGAAGACAAATAAATTACTTTACATTTATAAGAATGCATATATTGTTTCTCTATGATCAACATATGCATGTTCCATGCTGCCTTATGGCACTCAATTCTTTACCCAATGGCAAGGGTGTTTCATTTCACTTTCACCTGAGCCTGAAGGTCACGGGTTCAAGTCATGAGAACAGCCTCTCCTAGTCTGGAGGTAAGGCTGCACATTGTTACTCCCTAGACCCTATGGAGTGGAAGCCTTTTGCACTGTGTTacactttaatattttaatttcttcttcttcttcttgtcctccACTGTTCCCTATGCCAATTGGTTGGTTTATCTTCCCCATTGCGAGACATCACAATGTGCTAaggtatatataataaaaaaaggTAGATTAAGTATTGTTTTGCAATACACTAAtgaattttcttttcccttaaaaaaaaatatttagttgCATGTTGATGCTATCTCTTTAATTGAAAGGCCACCACCACTATATCCTCACACAAACTTGAGTTCTTGAGCTTGCACACAGTGGGAGGCTGAAGGTTCTATTTATAACTATTACAATCATTCATTCAGTTTCTTTGACTGATGAAGGGTGCCCCCTCAAGATTGCTAAGAAAGAATAATAGAATTTTCTGTTCATAGCTTTGTTTTGAAGAGTTAATGTTGATATTGTTCTGTAAGGCACTTTTTTTGTTTTGCACAACTGCCTCTTGGGACTGGAAATATTGTGAGTTTTAATGAATTGGAGGTTGTGTGCAGGTGTGTAGTGTTCAACAAGAATACACTCGGTTCTCCTGAGTTGCCAAATGATTGCTGCCAAGCTGAGAATGAAAATTTTGGTCTTTTTATGACTAGTATTATCAGTGAATAGCCGCAATTCATTTCGCGTGCCTTGCTAATTATCAAAATGCTCGTAATTAAGAGTTTTCTGTCCCTAGTAGGGTCATGACTACATGTTTGGCAGATTCAATGACCCAAAAGTAGTCAGTACATGGTTATCTAGGTGTTGTATTGGATTGTAGACAGTCATGATGAGATGCATACTTTTTCTGGACACAATGATGAACCTTTCTCATCTGATCCATCCTGAATCTAATAAAAATGCTGAATTAGCCATTTCTGAAAGGCTGCATCTCTTTCTTTTTTAGACTACTTTTTGTAGCACTGTTTGTTGAGACAAGTTTATTTTCTTTCAGTTttgctttgtttttatttttccctATCACATTTTGACTCAAAGGCATTCCCGTAGAAATTTTGcacttttttgattttttttgttaacATCTGCGTCTGCTCTTctggtgtttttattattattattattattattattattccaatGAGATTGTTCAGGATCGGTAGCCAATTAGTTTGCTATTCATAGATTTTCATGAGCCTCTATTCTTACAAATTTTACTGTACAGAATATTACCCTTTTATCATATAATTCGCTTTATGATGTCAGGAGTCTGAAAGGGTTGTAAGTAGAGAGGAGGGGATCGCTCTGGCAAAAGAACTTGGATGTTTATTTCTTGAATGTAGTGCTAAAACTCGAGAAAATGTGGAGCAATGTTTTGAAGAGCTTGCACTAAAGGTAATTAGGAGAGACATTTATGGTTTTCAAGATCCTGATggatattcaaaatatttcagtgTTTAACCTATCTCTGCAATCTTTTTGTTTTGACTCTGGAATTTTGCCAAGTTACATTGAAAATTGAACTCGGGAGAGACAGTTTGCTGGTTAATACGTCCATGTCCAAGTTGTTTTTACCCATAAAGTTCCTACGTTGTAGGACTATGTACTAGTATTATTTGCAACCCTTGTTTCACATGGAATTATGAGTGTTTACTTTAAGAAATACTTATACATATACTTGGGAAAAATCATGCTTCATTGAAGAAGTCTTTTGGCGAAGAAGTTAGCATACAACCATCCTTAACATTCAAAGCATGTTGATCTGAGCCACGTGATTTTATAGTTAATGAATGCAATTATCCTGACTTCTCTCAGATTCCTGAAAGAACTTTGCAGATGTGATGGGAGCAGAGATAAACAATTTGTTTTGTTTAcattgtacaaaaaaaaaaatgaaatttttacaGAATGGGAGCAGAGATATTTAAACAATTAGTTTTGTTTATATTGTACAAAAAAGAAAGACATTTTTACAGAATGAATTATCAATTTGCCGTCTTAGTTTTAACCAATTCTGGATTATTCTGCAGATAATGGAGGTTCCTAGTCTTTTGGAAGAAGGATCTGCAGCAGTTAAGAGAAATATTCTGAAACAGAAACAGGATTACCAGCCACCTTTGAGCGGGGGGTGTTGCTCTTAAAATTCTTAACTAGGGAGGGCCTCCATATGAATGCAggatttatgtatgatatgaaggCATCAAGCAGCACTTCTAGTGGCACACAAACGCTGAGCGTATTGTTTTTAACACTGTAAttgagttatgtatatgtgacTCCTTTGATTGATGCTACAACAACACATTAGCTTGTGTAAATGTGTTTGCCTCGTAACTTTGTTCTTTGTTTTATCTTTTGTTAATCTTCGCCCAGAAtgttttcaaaacaaaaattgcTTGTATTTGATTTGATTTGTTTTGATTTGAATTTATCAATTCATGCTGTGGATAGTTCTTCATTTTCTGTTTGCATCAAggaattattttatatttactactgtTGAATTGACCCCATTTCACCATTCCAATGGGACCTTAATTACTATAGTCGACTGCATgaaaataaaagttaaaatagTGTTAATAAACCAAATTGACGAAATAAATCTGAAATAAGAAATGACCATAAAACAATGAAACTAGTAGCAGTTAATCCATTGTTGGAACTGAGTGTATTTGAAGAGAGCACTACTACCCTCTTTTCTTTCCTCAAAAAATAATAGCTTGATGGGCAACTACAAGTGTCAGATCTTCCTTTGTTCAGGTTATACACCTAATGTAATAAAAGACATGTAAACATAGGAACtgcgagttttttcccgttttaactttttttaaaaaaaatatattaaataatacctcactCTGGGAAGTATTTTCCAGAATGACCCTGACGTAATCTCTttactccaagtagcgatatttaactaaatctcgctacttggagtagcgagattttccacgtgtcaactggagaattatttttctaaaaacaaatctcgctacttggagtagcgatattttaccaaatctcgctacttcaagtagcgagatttttcacgtgtaaaaaaatattatttaatatctatattttaaaaaatgataaataaggaaaaaactcgGTTCCTTGTGTTGTGGTATTTTTTGGTTTGTTGGATGGATCGTCTCGGGTGGACAgccccaaaaatgataaataaagatgcAGTCATCGATTCTCCCGAGAGGCCGCAATTACCGTGAGCAAGCATATTAATGACGAAGGACGCATTTTTTATACTAATACTTGTACTTGCTCCGCTATTCAGCCCAAGCCTGGCTGAGGAAGAGTTACGAggcgtaaaacaaaaaaaatatgcgGATTGGCCCGTGCATactatattgaatataatgattccATGATTCACGATAAGatcaataataagataaataagaaatcaaaagaaaaaaagtaagGCCATTCCGTTTCCCATTTCGACAAAAGACCCATACCCAAGTTCCATAGCTTCGGGTCCGCTATCCCGATCATGATTTTCCTACCCCCAGAGGGAAATTTCCTTCCCCTTTAGGCCGGTTGTGGGCGAGGAGGGATTCGAACCCCCGACACCGTGGTTCGTAGCCACcgtggagtagcgagatttttcacgtgtcaatttaagaattagttttgtaaaaaaatattatttaatatctatattttaaaaaatgataaataaggaaaaaactcggttccttgtgctatggtgttttttggttcgttGGATGGATCGTCTCGGATGGACAGCCCCAAAATATGCAGAGTTGGATGGCCCACGTCAGCCCAGATTTGTCAGTATCTGATTGGACAAATATCAAATGGTTGACAGAGAGCTTAGTCTCTTTGGACGGCAGCAAATCCCAagatgggatttaaaattttttatagaaataattactaaatatgtttatatacattatattatttttattgcttattaGTATTCGTAGTTGATGGATGCTAGCAAAAATAGGATGGTAGGAAATAATGGCTATATGCAGGCTACTATGCATGCTCTGCAGCAACTGTTCAGAATTCTGACCTGCAGATCACATCCATTATACTGACATGCACAATAAAAATGTAATTCACTTTTTTAGTAATTCATTTCTtagaaaaaaaaagtttctttaatagggaggcctaagggtggttatcgcttgagaataattaagaaagaggaagaggaggtCATCTGTAACACAATTCCTTAGTCCCAAATTTAAGTCttagttacttttaaaaataaaaataaaaaaattaaatctaattttgttgatttgagcctattttttaaaaatatctttagtcatattaatatttaaattagaaggatccgacagtttcatttattaagtcaaatgacaaaaatacttatcatagatagtgctggatcttggggataataataataataataataataatgcaattataattttacaaaaaattcattaatattgtattgctgcccccttatgtttttggatccatttaaatgtttattaagatcaggcaagacaacaaaattaagaagtgtatcctcatttcaaaattgtttcgtatactattcaaaattttgaatttaatattttttatatcaaATTTGTATGATATCCCCCCCATAGTACAAGCATGAAGTTATCTTTTACTTTACAAGCATGAAGTTAGACTTGAGTTCATGGACATATTAAACTATATAGAATGTTGAATTCAAGACCATTCAGTGTCAACCTAAAATCTTTAAGAGTTCAGACTTTAGACTAGACCAATGACATAATAAAAAGGATAAATGGCATGAAGTCTTGCATGCATGCCTTTCAGAGATAGCCCCATCACATATCATGATAAAATCAAGAATAAGCCTGCAACCTATAATCCCCAAGACTTCCTGCTTCTAAGCACCAGTCCCATGCATGATGATTAATGGCGCTAAATTATTGAGATTGATCTGCTCTTACCTTCCACATTTAAATTTACCAACAAATGTTGTAAACTTCAATTATAATTTTAGAATGGAGGAAATTTCCCCAACAAATGAGAACCAAGAAGCTCCCCAAACCCCCAGTGAAAAGATAATATAtccattgttagattaccacttataGGAAATACAATAGTTTTAAAAACCACACAATAAACGCAAGCAACAAGACTAGAccccaagacctcctggtaaccagctccaATACCATGTtacattatcactttacctaaaagcttaagctattatgttttgggacaacaatgtatatcaagctttaacatccaTATCCCTCAATATAAAGGAGACATAAATGAATATAACATTCTATATGTAACTTATGGTTGTATGCCTGTAAATATTTGTGAATGACTAATTGAGAGGCTTCAAAATACAATGAGATGAAAACACGAAGAGAAGTTGTAAAATAAAACATGAATGATCTAAAAGCAAGAGGTGAGTGGGGAAAAGGATGTCTCTAAGGCACCATGTATTTTACAAGAACTTGGCTCTTACTCGGTTTAAGATAGAATGGGATTGTGTTCTCCAACCAGCAACTTGGGTCAAGGCACTCTAGCTtaataatataaacaatatttcataacaaaaATGCAAAATATAATATATCTTACCGACAgttcttccccaaaatttctgttgactttttaagtccgatccctgttttgataatgacaaaccacagtatcccatttgtgtaactgagtgtgaacaggtttatgtttctgtaagcacaagtgatgaatgcaaaatggaagttgtAAAGAGCActaagaagaacaccaatcggcatattccatggagcattgaggagcagaagacacgaagattttatttattttctgggttgtaatagtaattagggttgaatgtgcatgcatcttacatgatttaaaattgaagctctacctgaccttagattgaccataggacctcaaAATAATATGAagaactcttttcataaaatgcctaacttatacaaaggtttttaaatggttttaaagttaaaagaaggcaaaagctatatttttcaaaggggtcggtcaaccggccagtcgaccgaatgttagaaatgagaaattttctcactcaattggatctcatatcaaaccatgttcaagaTGAAAATTGTGGTATTTTCCCATATCTTGAGTTTTATACCAAGAccatccaaattggagttacacagaaaaagttatggccaaaacactgaaacgtgtccatAAGAGAAAAACtaccttcatgtttcttccgtctcattgatggacatttttctcaaaccaaaagtcATTATCCTAAAATATGTCCAACAGTAAAGTTGTGGgaatttctcttagctttctattgatataaagaacatccaatttggaggtGTGtggaaaaagttatggtcaaaacactggaTAGTGTCTgcgcagaaaagtagaggccggtcgaccgagccttcactacggtcgaccgaaactcgttgatttcagccccggtcgaccgtaccttgagcctggtcgaccgagccttcactacggtcgaccgaaactcattCATTTCAAGccccggtcgaccgtaccttgagcctggtcgaccgaccttctcgggaaagtgtcccaacggccgaaaaacggctagttttcaaaataaaaacatattttaagttcccaacggctatataacggtcacaaggggtttttgcctataaatacaaccccaaaacacttgaaaatgctggagaatccctttgttaaattagtttatcattctttgattctcccacacttctataccccatttgttctttaaattctcatttttctcctactctccttttatttgaaaatcattttgggagaaaatattcttgggggttttatgtgaagaggcttgagaatatatcatatacatatatattgtttgatggccttcttctttcatttgtgatatattttcaaagattaaaatgtctcccattctcttcttttgaaaaccatttttgggaaaatatttttggggttatatttgaagaggcttgagcatataacattcttcatatgtatattgcttgaaggcctttctatttttcatgtttttcaaagattaaatttcttccatattcttttaattggaaaaatattttttggagaaatttattgtgaaaaatgtcttgaaggcttgggctaatattctcgcTCATATACTtttcttgaatgccttcttgggattaattttactaaggtcaatcattttgaagaaaaccctaatattctcctactcttattttgacatacatttgttggagaatttctttgggttatataagagggagccttgagcatatatcaatttaatatatacttgcttgagaggcttctccttctattttataaaggtcaatcattttccaaactctcaagttttacttgaaaaatattttgagagaaaacccatactctacatgagcttcatttcaaaatcatatgagaatgcatattagattttaatgttgtacatctctgcttgtattttggaagcatattttatgtacaaaatgattttattagaatggttcggttcagcccattaattgaactggggagtctcagccccgcaagtgagactggttcggttcagcccgaaattgaactggggagtctcagccccgcaagtgagactagtttggctcagcctagtaattgagctggggttttcctcgccccgtaaggagaggatgtaaaaggcttttgctccgcccggttaagtgagcaggtatagtggaatccttgggggtaagcccaaggcggggatgtaggctggtttggtcgaacctcgataacaaatctggtgtcgctctttctattttatttaaattcctacactttaatttcagcatgtgtatgaatgtttatttaatgtcgaaattgttctcatgcacacatttgatttaaataagatactgcacatgtgtatgtttgcttttattgttaaactcgctttacatacacgtatacatgttgaatgggatatgatactgtaatgaatcggcgaattgtttaaattagccaaaaagtttttaaaacccaattcaccccccctcttgggatcacaccaattccaacaatttctTCGCGCGTATACTCCGTCAATTCAAGAAAGCTATCAGATGCAAATATCTGAACATCAAGGACCATATTGAGTTGATTTCTAGAAAAAAAATGCACAATATCACAAATTGAAATTGCAAACTAGACATTCCATATTGGTTGTaaaaataccactttacctaaaagcttaagctgttaggttgtgggctaacaatgtattgCAAGCTTTAGCACTGCCCCGCACATGCAGCTCGACAGCACGTGAAGAGATGGACACTTGATAAATAACCctcattacagggaatacaataattttttaaacaccaccaCGACAAGCattaagactagaacccaggatctTTTGGTACCCAGCTCCACTACCaagttagaataccactttacctaaatgcttaagctgttaggttgtgggccaacaatgcatatcaaacatTAATAAAGGCAAACAAATCAAGCACCATTTGGATGTAGAAACCAacaagagcttgagaagaaatttaaacaaatatatatttaaatgttatgttccatttattaccgctatctgtagcacaaagagagttgatgatccatcaatttatcatattgttattttgatcgaaaagtaaatatattgatcaaaatgagtatttacatggaaCACTGGGTAGA
This Malania oleifera isolate guangnan ecotype guangnan chromosome 11, ASM2987363v1, whole genome shotgun sequence DNA region includes the following protein-coding sequences:
- the LOC131167276 gene encoding ras-related protein RABC2a, which produces MGSSSGQSSSYDLSFKILLIGDSGVGKSSLLVSFISSSVEDLSPTIGVDFKIKLLTVGGKKLKLTIWDTAGQERFRTLTSSYYRGAQGIFLVYDVTRRETYTNLSDVWAKEVDLYSTNQNCVKMLVGNKVDRESERVVSREEGIALAKELGCLFLECSAKTRENVEQCFEELALKIMEVPSLLEEGSAAVKRNILKQKQDYQPPLSGGCCS